From Rhododendron vialii isolate Sample 1 chromosome 7a, ASM3025357v1:
TAGATTCTTACTCACGAAAAAATACGCATGTGGTCAGATTCTCTTAGATATTCATAACCCTAGACTATGATTTCATTGGAACTTCTTCAAATTGTAAGTATTTTGAGTGGTCTCTTCTTTCTGGGGTTTtctaattgttttacttttacgGTTCTACCTTTTTCAACATCAATGCTTGATAGTTTGTTGTGTGCTTTCAGCAAATTGAGCTCTAATTTTGTACGATATTTGGAGAAATGCTTCCTTGCGGCAAGGTTTTacagttatttttcaaaacacacggACGAAAAAGCCTCATTATTTGCACAATTTTAGAATCTAATCCATGACATTATCTTGATTATTGTTGCTATTGTTTGAGAAggaatttatattttaatccAAATACCTATTTCTTTCATCTATGTTTATGCAATGTTTAATTTGTCCTGACGAAATCAGAAATACCGTTCCTtataatcctttttttttaacaaggttGAGCTATTTGTGACTCTCTTTAATTTTAGTGCATATGTTGGATTAAATTACTTGCATGATCTATGAAATTACAATAGCCTTAATTAGTTATTTGAgtctagaaaattaaaaatattttggtactccaaaatagtgttctttatgttattttttccgTACAAgaactctcttcttcttttttatagtAAAAATGACATTTCATTCAACTACTTACTCTTATGACTTCTTTAATTTCATAACTAAGTCTTAATTTGAACTATCTTACATACATGAACAATTACACCAATGAGCACACAACACCGTGCAAAGCACGCGAAATTACactagtgtatatatatatgcacacacaTACGGCCAAGGAATCAAAATGTGATGTGGACTTATTATTAattaagggaattgattttcacactccccttttatttaaatgcacttttttttttgtagtaatgTGAAATTACTTGATTACTCTTTTCATGTGTGAAGGAAAAGATGTATGaagggtagtttttttttttattctaaatgaataaagacaaaaaaaaaatgtaattcaCTTTAACAAAAGAGAAGTATGAAAATTAGTTTCCTTAATCAATTATAATTTATCCACTGACTAATTGTGCTGGCAATAGAGGGGACCGAAAAGAGAAAGTAAGAGCATGAATTAGGTTAAAGaataagtagagaaagtgggaAGACCTTCTTAAAGGAGTCATAATTCTCCCCAACATTTgttaaggaaaaagaaaaggtaagagttgttataaaattaaaaagataaagAACAACGGACCACAAAGATATATAATGAGGATAGTTTCTTCAAAAACTATAGAAAAAAGGAGTTATTGAAGTATTTCTCACAACCTTACTTTAACTCGTTTACAATAGTATTCCTCTTGTAGTGGGGAccgaaaagaaaaagtaattaaGAGCGAGCATGAATTAGGTTAGCATTGCAAAAAGTAGAGAAAGtatttacacccatttttgacACCCAGTCATAGACAAGCGctggagggccatttaattaattatttaattaaattgggcttCAAAATAGGAATGAGTtgaattaaaattaatgggccaaaccAATGTTAACTAGACCCGATTAATTTTAGTTCAATTTGGTTACAACTTGattaaggttgtgtttggaaaGAAATATTCAGTGTTATGGTCACTATattttctatcatttttttctttattttttattagattcatATCACAATTTTGGGATTAACTATTTATCTTGTTgaataaaatttaaaagtaaGTATGACTTAAAATCCCAAGAAGtaaacctaaagaaaaaaataaactcaaaaaaGATAATTTGTCACTTTACTTGAGTAGTATGATATTTGAATTTTCATAACTTTGGTCCacatttttttcaacttttcaattACTCTCGTCGAGAAGacttaatttcaaaatttaagaaaaaaaaactaaacaaaaaatcacTAACACTAAATATCAAGTAATGTACCCTCTATCTtcagaaaaatttaaatttgtcCAATACACCCTAACTTGTTCGACGTATTCGGTGAAAGTGGTGCAAGAGTTAGTGGAGGCTCTGTTTTTTCCAAGGTACGGTGTCTCGAATCTCTGGcgaattttagtaatttgaatATTCTCATGCTTTGACGCTCATGCTTCAACTTTTGTTCGAGACTTTGAACCGTAGCACGCGCATTATGTGACTAAAGCGATAACTTATTATTCCGGGAGTACAAGTAAGTGGGTAAGCAATGCCAGATGATACAGCTATTAGCGAATATAGATGACGCGACTATTAGTCACAATAATTAGTTCAAGTTTCGTGGAGTATTATAATCtaaaataataatcaaaaagcCTTTGTTTAGCCGTCGGTTTTGAAATgtatttttaagataaaaataCTTATaagtttgcatttttttttttgtcaacattttaaaaatacttatatattttccaaaaagtaaatatatatatatatatatatatatatatatatatatatatatatatatatatatatatcttgataaaaaaatcactaaaaacgaaaacaaataaGGATGACAAAAAAGTCTAAATTTTTGGAGAGAACATTTCTGAAATGAGAACCAGCTCTCAGCTTCCGGGCATAAACTCTATAAATACATCAGTTCTTCAAGGATAGTGCAGGCTTCCAAGCTTTATAAACTCCAGAAAATACTTCCCATAGTACACTTCCACCTACCATCTTTCCccccttctcttctctctctaaatgggTTCACGCGGTGAACATAGCATGGCAGCTGAACAACAGCTACAGAATGCCCATGTGGAGGACGAAGAAGGTAATCCAAGGGCCCTTGTTCTAGCACAGCCACTCTCAATAATGGCTGAAGATGGAGAAGAAACATCTCTTCCCATTTCAGCCCATCCGCCGCTGATGTTTTCCTTCAACGAGCGTATCCGCCCTCTGCTCGACGCGGTCGACAAGCTGCGCCACCTCAAAGTGGCCCAAGAAGGCATCCAGCTCCCAACCATAGTTGTGGTTGGCGACCAATCATCCGGAAAATCAAGTGTGCTGGAGTCCCTAGCCGGCATAAGTCTCCCCCGCGGCCAAGGCATTTGCACCAGGGTTCCCCTGATCATGAGGCTTCAACACCACCAAAATCCTCAACCGGAGCTCCACCTGGAGTACCATGGCAAAATAGTCCCAACCGGCGAAACCAACGTCGCGGAAGCCATTGTTTTGGCCACTGATGAGATTGCAGGCAACGGGAAGGGAATATCGCACACCCCATTGACTCTGGTGGTCAAAAAGAGAGGTGTTCCGGATCTTACTATGGTGGATCTCCCTGGGATCACTAGGGTGCCTGTTCATGGCCAACCTGAGGACATATATGAGCAGATCTCAGAGATTATAATGGAGTACATCAAACCAGAAGAGAGCATAATACTGAATGTTTTGTCTGCCACTGTTGATTTCCCTACATGTGAATCAATAAGGATGTCTCAGCGTGTCGACAAGTCCGGTGAGAGGACTCTTGCTGTGGTTACCAAAGCCGATAAAGCTCCTGAAGGTTTGCTTGAGAAGGTTACTGCTGATGATGTTAACATTGGGCTCGGTTACGTATGCGTGAGGAACCGGATTGGGGAAGAGTCCTATGAGGAAGCCCGCGAGGAAGAAGCCCATCTGTTTCAAAGTCATCCTTTGCTGTCCAAAATTGACAAGTCCATAGTTGGGGTTCCAGTTCTTGCTCAGAAGCTGGTGCATATACAGGCTATAATTATCTCCAAATGTTTGCCGGAGATTGTGCGGAAGATAAACGACAAGCTGAATTCCTGCGTGTCGGAGTTGAACAAAATGCCACAGCATCTATCTTCAGTTGGTGAAGCAATGACCGTTTTTATGAGGatcattgggttttcgaaagaGTCTCTGAGGAAAATCCTCCTCAGAGGCGAGTTTGATGAATACCCAGAAGACAGAAGAATGCATTGCACTGCTCGGTTGGTTGAAATGCTGAACCAATACGCCGGTGAGCTTCAAAAGAGTGCAGAAAATAAGTTGACGGAGAACTTTCTTATGGATGAGATGAGGGTCCTAGATGAAGCTAAAGGAATTGGGCTACCCAACTTCCTCCCTCGCACTGCCTTCCTTGTAATTCTCCAGAAAAAGGTCAAGGAGATATCCAAAACACCTGTTGATTTCATGGCGAAAGTGTGGGACTACATCGAAACGGTGCTCATTACTGTTTTCATGAACCATTGCGAAAATTACCCTCAACTCCAATCGGCTATGAGGAGGGCGACCCATAATCTTGTAGCAAAGATAAAAGATGAATCTTTTGATAGAGTGATGGAGATTGTAGAGATGGAGAAGCTTGCGGATTATACTTGTAGTCCGGAGTACATGTCAGACTGGGGTAAGCTAATGGCTCAACAGAATTTGTTCATGGAGGTCATGAATGATTACTCCAAACCAAcaaggataatgattgaaggtTTCGGGGAGATAGAGGTTGGGCATCTTCGGGGTCATTCAGATGTTAGAGAGCAGGCATTTGACATGAAAATGAGGATCACTGCATATTGGAAGGTTGTCCTGAAAAGGTTGGTCGATAGCATGGCTCTGCACTTGCTGCTACGCGTTCGGAACTTGGTTGACCAAGACATGGAAGCAGAGATTGTGAATGAGCTTATGGGATCTCCAATGGGTGGTCCAGGTGCAATACAAAGGATGCTTGAAGAATCTCCATCTGCTGCAAAAAAGCGTGAGAGGCTGAACAAGAGTATCAAGTTGCTTAAGGAATCTAAGGAGGTtgtggctcagatcatcgatAGGATCACTGTCGATTAAAGCTAAAACTCCCTTTCTTACTCTTCTTTCTTGACTGTGTTTGGGTTGTGTCGTTTGGTTTATGACGTCGGTCAGTTtgtgttacttttttttttcttgttggctTTTCACGCTTATGTTTGTCGTTATGTCTGTCATTTTGTGTCGTTTGCACTAGGTGTTCGGTGTTCGGTGTTCCTGTTTCCCAAGCTGTCTACGATCTATAAAAAAGACTTATCATGAATATTACTATGAACGCCTTTTGTGTATTATATCAATTGCTGCAGCTTAGTATGCCtagtttgttttgtttcatcTCTGTTGAGCATCATTTCGGAAGAGATTCATTTGCATTCACTCCAACTTTCCAATTTGAAAATCTCTGGATGCATGTGCCGATTTACGGAGATAGATGAAAATACAGTACATGGGTTGCAACCTACACTAATACTATCATGTAAGGGATAAAGGGGGGGAAAACTTACTCAAGCTCAAGTTGTGTCATGCTTGTTAACTGATGATGCAAGTTCAGCTCTCAGATAAAGAAGCTAATCTTTGAACCCAAGGCAACACCAAGGCCGATAACTGATccttcttttcattttgtttggataACAAGGCCGATAACTGATCAAGTAACTAAgatttaaaaacaattggcaacCAGTCAACCAAACGTAAATAACTTAATGGAGAATGCAATTCCTCTGATTCTTATTTCCATCCAGACTTGTGTAGATTCAAAATTATGGCTGATGGCCTATCaccatctaaaaaaaaaaaggaacaagacTACCATTAATCTAAATTATGGCATTAGAAGGAAGTCCAAGGATAGAATTCCTCGCACACAAACCCTGCATAGTTGTGGAAGTAGTTCGAAGTtccaaaagaaatgaaaaataggGAAAGGAAGGAATGCAAGAAAGAAAGGAGGAGGGAATCTTTCGAGGTCTGCTACAGTCATCTGAAGTTTCTTCTGATTCCAAAGTAACAGGTTGCCATTGTGCGATGAGCAAAGAATGCTGACAACAATGCCTTGGTTGAGCCTAATGCTACCTCTTCAAAATGTGTAATTGTTCCCGTGTATTCTTCAATGGTCTCTAAGTGGAATACTAACTATCAAAATATCAGAAAACATTGTCAAAAGGGGTTTGCTTGAATGCAAGTTAACCCCATAATTTTAGCAGCGTTCTTTAAAATTAATAGTCAGATCAAGTAAGTAGCTGCAGTTACGAAGGTGTGGACATTGTCCCCAATATGCGTTATGTGGAGGGAAAGGAATAGGACTTTTGATTGATGGCCAAATGGCTAATCAGAGACCCAAGTTGGCTTTACTTTGAGCTTTAGCATTTTGGATCACGGGGGGATTCCGTCACTCCTTTTTGTTTGCTGAATTCTCAGGATTGTCACACTTTGGTGAAGACTTAATTCTATTCTTTTGTGCATTCCTCCTTTTTATGTAATTGGGTGACGCCCCATTGGTGTCCATTTAATGAAACTCTATCTACTAGACTACTACTAATAGATAATAATAATTCCGGACCAAAGGTAGATGATATCTCTCAGATGAAATATAATACTATAGGGAAACAAGCTTCTTGATGCATCATGAATATATAACCACAATGAATATAAATAACCTTTCTGATTCTCCTCCCGTTCATTTTGGTTACGGAAAGAGAAAGTCGTTTATGAGATCGCTTCACACCTCGCGGTGCTTACACCTATTGCCTATCGAAGTTCtgttcaaaaacctcgtgtGCCTGCAGGAACCAAATACTATTTGAGACACATACCAAAGGGAGGCAATCCTCCAAGAACATGGCCAATTTGTTCACAAGTGATCGAGATTCTGAAAGAGATTGGAGAGCAGTCAACCATCCGAAAATTAGGGTCTCGGAAGCATCAGATGTTCTAACCGTAGTGGAACTTGGTCCAACTATATTTCCTTTTCCGATATATCAAAAAACTTGTCAAACTAAAATTAAGCGAGGGAGTCGGAGTATGTGCACACCAAACATGGTATTAATGGGCCCATATATAGGATTGATAATCCCatcgtgatgttcctagctAGACGGGCTATTATGGCCATCTTGGGCCGTCTATCCGCTTGGGTTTCACCATAAGTGATCTGTGTTTTGTATACTTGTATTTGTAGAGGAAACCCACATACAAAATCACCTTCTGCCAATGCTTGGTCACAGTTTCTGCATAagaatggtatcgatacaagaaTCTTCCAGGCATTAAGCTTAATTTCTGGGGAGTTTTATGCTTCTCTTCTTGGAGGCATGTACAACGTACTGatcacaaattatcaagtgagggatccctcactttgttaaaatgcgggactttcatttttcgatcaaattttgaaaattcgaaccgttcaatatgtgcagaacgtgattttaagggtccccgcgagaaatcagcgaaaaaaatCCGAaccggatgaagcccttcccggtcattttttttgctgatttctcacggggacccttaaaatcacattctgatcactttgagcggctcggatcatcgaaatccaatcgggaaggggagtcccgcattttaaaaaaatgcgggatcTCTCACCGGAACCCGACTGACGTACTGATATACCAATAGCCTACTTTGTTCCTAATGGCCATTTTGTTGTcttcatttaatattttttcccttaacgagaggaataaaaaagttcaaaattatgaccgaaacccaaaaaatttcaGGTAAAAACCAAAGCCGGTTTTTTTGGGAttgttttgaaaatagtttgatcagtttcggtcataattttttactttttcaatttctttcgttgagacaaataaaaaattaataaaagtttCTGGCAAAACTAattataatgattttttttttaataaagacttaaaaataaaaaaaaacagtcttGTTTAGGAAATTCTGccccgttttcactaacaaaaataagtaaaaactTAAggcattttaccattttgtttccactaacaaaaaactttCAGCATTATACCATTCCGTTTCCACTAACGAAAAAGTTGTAATCAAACtatttttgctacagtaactctactcataaaccatcaacaacttattcactatcgaaaacaatttgatatttctcaacaacttatttactaccgaAACACCAGGAAGGATTGTTAtggtacaaaataaaattttccatgAAAATGTCtacacattttcttttttgaacatttTCATAGATTGTTTTTATGTAATCTAACATTTTTGTTTTACCGAATGACAAAAAGTAACCGGCCAAAAAGCGCGTGAATTCCTAGGAGGAAAAAGATGTCACGAGTTCCTAGTTCCTACTTCCTACTGTACTTCCTAAGGGCAAGGTAGGTACGTGGGATCCAAATTCATATGTCTGAACTTTGCGTTAttataaacttaatttaaatttaaaatttttgttcttatttaaattttttttgcgtttattaattttgcgtcaaatttttataggttattaattcgtctcgacgagaggaatcgaaaaaattaaaaaaaattcacttttacccaattattttgagaaataaccactttttaacccaaaaaatgacattttgctctaaaaagttgttatttctcaaaatacttgggtaaaagtgaaatctttttactttttcgattcgtctcatcgagactAGTTAATAGCCAACAAAAGTttggtgtaaaactaacaaatgcgaaaaaaattcaaataaggacaattctcaaatttaagttaagttcataagaacgcaaacttaaatttgaaaattttatccttatttgaatttttctcgcatttgttaattttgcaccgaacttttgtgagttattgattcgtcttgaccagagaaattgaaaaagtaaaaaaaaattacttttacccaagtattttgagaaataattttttttgttaaaaagtggttattcctCAAAATAcgtggataaaagtaaaaaaaaatatttttccgattcctctcgtcgaagcgaatcaataacccacaaaagtttggtgtgaaactaacaaatgtgaaaaaaaattcaaataagtacaaaactcgcaagtttaagttaagttcgAAAGAACACATAATTCCAACCTTGGTAATGCGGCTCGAGTGACATGATTGTCGGATTGGTTAGGAGTCAACATAGTTGGAATATTTTTCGCTCTTCGTGATGCTGTTTTATTCTCTTGCCCTTTCATCACTGTAACACCTTCATGGTTCATTACTAAAATCACCATCCTTTTGCTGTTCCAATACACACACGGAATGTTTCAAATGAGGATCTCTTCAAATGCAGAcatcccttttccgatcgaatttcgatgatccaagccgctcaatgtgtttaaaacgtaattttaagggttatCCATGAGAAATCGGCATAAAAAATGACCGGGATGCAAAATGTGATGTGGACTTATTATTAATTAagtgaattgattttcacacacccttttattttaaatgattttttttttgtagtgatgTAAAATTACATGATTATCCTTTTCATATGTGAAGGAAAAGATGTATGAGTATGAAgggtagttttttttattctaaatgaataaaaacaaaaaaaaatgaaatgcacttttacaaaaggaaagtatgaaaatcaattttcttaacTAATTATAATCATCCACCCATTGTGCTGGCAATAGAGGGGACCGAAAAGAAAAAGTATGAGCATGTCAGCctactgggctgacgataagcacactaaCTAGAAGACaatgaaaataagtatttatgtATACTTTTTACACTCTTTAATATACATTTacacacttactattgtcagtctattgaactgattttagaatttttctaaaGAAAAAGTAGAGAAAGTGCCAAGACCTCTTTAAAGGAGCCGTAATTCTCCTGCCCAGACATTTgttaaggaaaaagaaaaggtaagttgttataaaattaaaaagataaagAACAACGGAACACAAAGATATATTATGAGGATAGTTTCTTCCAGAACTATAGAGAAAGGAGTTATTGAAGTATTTCTCACAACTTTACTTTAACTCGTTTACAATAGTATTCCTCTTGTTGTGGGgactgaaaagaaaaagtaagagcATGAATTAGGTTAGCACTGCAAAAAGGAGAGAAAGTGTGGAAGACCGCTTTAAAAAAGGGAGTCTGATTTTGTTTTACCCTCACCAAATGAGAGTGAAcattttctgtcatttttatTGGTTCATTCAAACTTGCAGCTCCCAGCAAATAGATTTAATCATGGTTAGCATTTAAAGTCACAAAATAAGGAAAGGTTACGGAAAATCTACTTCCCATAAACTCGTTGAAGATAGGTACTACTATCTAcaagatgctacatgcacaacggttgaataaaacatcaaacacaacctATCTTCATCTGttcattgttgtaataaatggtcaagattcgttcaaacttttccttggaagagttaaacttttcattgaaagagtttttttaaaatctagagcgtccaaacacatctgaacggtcagaatttattacacaacacacacaacgatTGTGTGAGTATTTTGGTATCATTTCCGTACTATTTAATCAAGAATAATGTGAATGCACGCACTTTTTTCGGTGCTTTGTATTTGTGGAACGCAATGTTGAACTACAATAGTTGAACACAAAGATATATAATGAGGATAGTTTCTTTGAGAACTATTGAGAAAGGAGTTATTGAACTATTTATCACAAccttacttttaactcttttacAATAATATTCCTCTAATTTTCCTGATGAATAAAATGGAGAACTGAGGCTCCTgtttaaaaatgaaagttttagGCCATTGTACAAAAACTTGAGAGGCTAGAGTGTGAAGTGCAAGTAACGGGCAATTCACCGCTTGAATTCCTGActgagttttctttttttccagttCGGTTTAGTTCGAGTCATTTGTAGGCTCTTTCCGGGTCCAAAATAATTATTGAAACCGTTAACTTTTCAGAGCTCATCAAAAAATGTTCACTATGTCAGAACTCACGTCAATCAAACACCAttttatatgattttgaaatgcatttaGCTTCATATAATTGTGTTACATATGTTGCAATCCAGTGTTTTgcactttcttttttatacaAACTTAATTCATTTTCGAAATCATATAATAGTATCCGATCGACGTGATTTTCGACATGCTCAATGTTCTTGACAAATTTTAAAAGTGAGCGATTTAGATTATAACGGCCCAAAAATGGACCAGATTGGGGGAAGGAAACTAGAGTGGATCTCAGTCCTTGAATTCCACCGCCCctcacactttctttttattgCAAAGGTTCAATCCAATAACATCCTTCATTGCTCCAATGACATCATTATCTTGATGTCATCTTGAGAATCATTCAATAAATAAAGTAAAAGTAGAAGAAAATGCGGAAGACCTATTAAAATGCGTGACTGGTCCATGAAAATAAATTGGACAGTTAGGTAATTTGTAGGTCTACCCAAGTTTATTTTGAAGATTCAAATCATTCATAATTTAGAGCTTGTCAAAAACATTAGTCACATCAAAACTCAAGTTAATTGAATTCAATTGGCTTCAGAATACATAACAAGATTACAACACCTAGACAAAACTCATTTAATCCAGTTATCTCAAGACAAATGCATTCCAAAATTTCATCAATCGATACtgaatcaacttgatttttgttaTAATCGATATCATCGATGAGCTCCAAACGCATGAAGGATTCAGATTACCCAAacggacccaaaaaaaaaactacaaatggACTAATTGAATGGTCTGGTCTATTTTTACGTCCGCCCAAACAATTGtaatgaagg
This genomic window contains:
- the LOC131334853 gene encoding dynamin-related protein 4C-like, yielding MGSRGEHSMAAEQQLQNAHVEDEEGNPRALVLAQPLSIMAEDGEETSLPISAHPPLMFSFNERIRPLLDAVDKLRHLKVAQEGIQLPTIVVVGDQSSGKSSVLESLAGISLPRGQGICTRVPLIMRLQHHQNPQPELHLEYHGKIVPTGETNVAEAIVLATDEIAGNGKGISHTPLTLVVKKRGVPDLTMVDLPGITRVPVHGQPEDIYEQISEIIMEYIKPEESIILNVLSATVDFPTCESIRMSQRVDKSGERTLAVVTKADKAPEGLLEKVTADDVNIGLGYVCVRNRIGEESYEEAREEEAHLFQSHPLLSKIDKSIVGVPVLAQKLVHIQAIIISKCLPEIVRKINDKLNSCVSELNKMPQHLSSVGEAMTVFMRIIGFSKESLRKILLRGEFDEYPEDRRMHCTARLVEMLNQYAGELQKSAENKLTENFLMDEMRVLDEAKGIGLPNFLPRTAFLVILQKKVKEISKTPVDFMAKVWDYIETVLITVFMNHCENYPQLQSAMRRATHNLVAKIKDESFDRVMEIVEMEKLADYTCSPEYMSDWGKLMAQQNLFMEVMNDYSKPTRIMIEGFGEIEVGHLRGHSDVREQAFDMKMRITAYWKVVLKRLVDSMALHLLLRVRNLVDQDMEAEIVNELMGSPMGGPGAIQRMLEESPSAAKKRERLNKSIKLLKESKEVVAQIIDRITVD